Genomic window (Desulforapulum autotrophicum HRM2):
CAGGAGCGCCTTTTTAACGAGCCCAAGCATTTGAGGCACGTCAAAGGGCTTGTAGATATAGTCGTAGGCCCCCTGCTTGATGGCCTGGATGGCCGTTTCAGTGGTGCCAAAGGCGGTGATGATGATCACGGGAAGCTTTGGGTTCTCGGCGTGGATGGCTTCAAACACCTCCATGCCACTCATGTCTGGCAGGCGGATGTCAAGGATCACAAGATCCGGGTTCACGGCTGCAGTCTTGATGATACCGTCCTGGCCGGTGTAGGACGCTTCGATTTTATAGCCGTCCTGGGTAAGGATTTTTGCGAAACTCCGGCTTAATTGCTGGTCGTCGTCAATGACGAGTATCAGACCCATGAACGATCTCCTTGACTGGTAGTTTTATGATGAATTCAGCCCCTTCAGACCTGCCCGATGCGATTAGAAAAAGTCCTCCATGCTCCCGGACAATCCTTTCAACAATGCTCAACCCAAGACCGGAGCCCTCCTCCTTGGTGGTAAAGAAGGGGTTGGTGATATCCTTTAAGATTGGCTGTGGAATACCCGGTCCATTGTCAACAATGGAGATAACGGCCATATCCCCGACATCCGGGACAACCTCCCGGGATTCAGTGATGACAATGCGTCCGCCCCCCTCCATGGCCTCGCAGGCGTTGGTGACCAGATTCACCAGGGCCTCCTTGAGCCGGTCACTGTCCACCATGACCCCGGGAAGATCTGTGTCAGGCTGAAACACAAGTTCCACATTGTGCTCCTTGAGCCGGTATTCCAGAAGGGTAATCACCGAATTGATGACCTTCTGTATGCTGCACAGTTTAAGCCTCAGTTTAGGGGGCCTCGCAAACTCGATGAAATTCTGAACAATCCGGTCTATCCTTGCGATCTCATCGGAGATCACCTGGAGATCCTCGTTCTGAATATCGGTGAGATCAAGGGATCGGCTCAGGGAAAACATCCTCATCTTGATCGAAGTAAAGGGATTTCGAATGGTATGGGCAACACCCGCCGCCATTTCGCCCACCACAACCATTCTTTCGGCATGGAGAAGGTGCTGCCGACTTCTGGCAAGGGCATCATGGGTGTCGCCAAACTCCTTCATCATCCCCTCCAGGGAATGTTTCAACGAAACAACCTCATCCTGATGGCTCTCTGCCGGTGAACCACCCGTTTCAATGGCAAGCCCACGGATGGGAATCAGGATGTGGCGATAGAGAACCAACAAAAGAAGGGTGCACAGGGAGAGGAAGACCCCCATGCCGGAAAACCCCACCCACCTTAAAGTGACCGATCGACAATGATTTTTCGCCTCTGTCTCCTGGATAACCCGCCACTGATTCTGGGTGAACCCGCGGCAAAGTTCGAGGAGACTGAAAAAAAGCCCCCGATGGCGTTCATGGACAAGGGAGATGCTCTCCGATACATTGGATTGACGGTAACTGTCGATCACCTGGTCCTTGGCCGCCACATAGGTGGCATACTGGGTTTTTATTTTTTCCAGAATTTCCCTCTGATCCGGACTGAGGTTCAGGGACGAGGCACGGTCCAGGCTCTGACGGAACACCTCCCGGTACTGGCCAAGGGATTTAAGCCAGTTTACCTGGCCGTCCACAAAATAATAGGTCAGAAACCCCTTCTGGTTTGCAAGTGCAAGCTCCATGTCCTGGGCCGTCTTAAAAAGGACCACCTCCTTTTCCACCATGGTCACGAGCATGGCATCAATCTCATAGGAATACCACAGAAAGCAGATGCCGCCGGCCACGACCGTGGCTGCCATGGCAGAAAAGATGTAAATGATTTTCGATCTAAGGGAGATATAATGTTTCATCGCCTGGCCCTGTTCTCCTATGGCTGAATGACAATTGTCGGGAATATTCCCTTTTTAGCACCCTCTGGATAGGGCTGAATCGTGTTGAATGAGATATACTGATTTTTCTGGGCATGGCCCTTTTTCTCAGCCCCATTGAAAAAAGCGCCGTTGGCCTCAAGGATGTGAAGAATTCTGTGCTGGAACGCTTCCACAAAAGCGGCCCCATTGCCCTCAAAAAACATGTTACCCATGGCAAGCCGGGTGTCCACCTTTGAAAGTTCTTCAATGGCGATGGAGTTGGTTTCAAGATCTTCCTCGTTTTCGATCAGACCCCAGACTAGGTGATTGGGTGGAATGGTCAGCTGTTCTGTGATGTCAATGATGGTGTGGGGCATGACAATGGAATTCTCACCAATGGTCAGGCGATTTTCCGGACGGCCCCGCACAAAGCTGTTAAACCCGACAAAAACCATGACCCCAAGATCCGCCTCGATGATCTTGGCCCCATGGGCCGTGACATCGTTACCTTCAAGTCTTGAATTGATG
Coding sequences:
- a CDS encoding ATP-binding protein, which codes for MKHYISLRSKIIYIFSAMAATVVAGGICFLWYSYEIDAMLVTMVEKEVVLFKTAQDMELALANQKGFLTYYFVDGQVNWLKSLGQYREVFRQSLDRASSLNLSPDQREILEKIKTQYATYVAAKDQVIDSYRQSNVSESISLVHERHRGLFFSLLELCRGFTQNQWRVIQETEAKNHCRSVTLRWVGFSGMGVFLSLCTLLLLVLYRHILIPIRGLAIETGGSPAESHQDEVVSLKHSLEGMMKEFGDTHDALARSRQHLLHAERMVVVGEMAAGVAHTIRNPFTSIKMRMFSLSRSLDLTDIQNEDLQVISDEIARIDRIVQNFIEFARPPKLRLKLCSIQKVINSVITLLEYRLKEHNVELVFQPDTDLPGVMVDSDRLKEALVNLVTNACEAMEGGGRIVITESREVVPDVGDMAVISIVDNGPGIPQPILKDITNPFFTTKEEGSGLGLSIVERIVREHGGLFLIASGRSEGAEFIIKLPVKEIVHGSDTRH